In a genomic window of Syngnathus typhle isolate RoL2023-S1 ecotype Sweden linkage group LG4, RoL_Styp_1.0, whole genome shotgun sequence:
- the LOC133152893 gene encoding interleukin-18 receptor accessory protein-like isoform X2, translating into MQTGYILLFGVFPIFLEGCCVNSNQRDKTGPRTTTIQQHYRVVEGEMFLMPCTNNKVTWHKMRAERGENGDFFFDCGTEFLTQANHSGNYTLLNGTMFLYLQVMDKHRLPCYKDEEAVVTLIAGAGGTIPCPGFNCTLSTSVTWYKGNKSISKMHRANCVKNGGLQLCTVSQHDTGRYFCDKHFVEQGVQWTFRRPVAVTAIPFEEVSASPRITLPDESAPQEVELGERHTLSCLVHFPYEVNFSPQVQWYMNYGDKGGKRNLMQTESQQCNRVTFEEYLVTTEALIQQVTALHLKHTYTCMASNSAGISNVTVKLKKKIKEKWPSLISYPIASLLLLAGIAIVLRVKWLELQLIYISRLQSEKVDADEKEFDVFFSYVWTSPHHEAAGLTRSAQSSPNSHDSPSPFEPFNLEHVIDNLRPPEVVIPMVLEDLWGYRLCLMERDMPPGGAYANDVVHAIRRSQILICVVSADYLSNSNAVFVLESGIQVLLQSSTLKILLIRTSRTSACFEQPDSPLPSVVQRALKVLPSLDWNLGQTESATGNFWRSLKKALPKHRVRSHFP; encoded by the exons ATGCAAACTGGATATATTCTGCTGTTTGGGGTATTTCCCATTTTCTTGGAGGGATGCTGTGTGAATAGCAATCAACGTGATAAAACAG GCCCTCGCACGACTACGATACAGCAGCACTATCGAGTTGTGGAGGGGGAAATGTTTCTGATGCCGTGCACCAACAACAAGGTTACGTGGCACAAGATGCGAGCGGAAAGAGGAGAAaatggagactttttttttgactgTGGTACGGAGTTCCTAACCCAAGCCAACCATTCAGGAAATTACACTTTACTTAATGG CACAATGTTCCTCTATCTGCAGGTGATGGACAAACACCGGCTGCCGTGTTACAAGGATGAGGAGGCGGTTGTCACGCTGATTGCGGGTGCAGGAGGGACCATCCCCTGCCCTGGATTCAACTGTACACTTAGCACAAGTGTGACCTGGTACAAG GGTAACAAAAGTATATCAAAAATGCATCGTGCCAACTGTGTGAAGAACGGCGGGTTGCAGCTTTGCACAGTTAGCCAACATGACACAGGGCGATATTTTTGCGataaacactttgtagagcAAGGAGTACAGTGGACCTTCAGGAGGCCTGTTGCTGTAACTGCCATAC CCTTTGAAGAAGTGAGTGCCTCTCCAAGGATTACATTACCTGATGAGAGCGCACCACAAGAAGTGGAGTTGG GGGAGCGCCACACTCTGAGTTGTCTGGTACATTTTCCTTATGAGGTCAACTTTTCACCACAAGTGCAGTGGTACATGAACTATGGAGACAAAGGAGGCAAACGAAATCTGATGCAAACGGAGAGCCAGCA ATGCAACAGGGTGACATTTGAAGAGTACTTGGTTACAACCGAAGCTCTCATACAGCAGGTGACTGCACTTCATCTGAAGCACACGTACACTTGCATGGCCTCAAACTCTGCTGGGATCAGCAATGTCACAGTCAAGCTCAAGAAGAAAATTAAAG AAAAATGGCCATCACTGATTAGTTATCCAATTGCATCATTGCTGTTACTTGCTGGGATAGCCATTGTTTTGCGTGTGAAATGGTTGGAACTACAACTTATCTACATTTCACGCCTTCAAAGTGAAAAAGTTGATGCAG ATGAGAAAgagtttgatgtttttttttcatacgtgTGGACCTCTCCACATCATGAGGCGGCAGGTTTGACACGCTCCGCGCAATCAAGTCCAAACTCACACG ATTCTCCGTCTCCCTTTGAACCATTCAATCTTGAGCATGTTATTGACAATTTGAGGCCACCTGAGGTGGTGATTCCCATGGTTTTGGAGGACCTGTGGGGCTATCGTCTCTGTTTGATGGAGAGGGACATGCCTCCTGGTGGAG CCTACGCAAACGATGTGGTACATGCAATTCGAAGAAGTCAGATACTCATCTGTGTTGTGTCTGCTGACTATTTGTCTAACAGCAATGCTGTGTTTGTTCTGGAATCAGGAATACAG GTTTTGTTGCAGAGCTCTACTCTTAAAATTCTGCTTATACGGACAAGTAGAACTTCCGCATGTTTTGAACAGCCAGATTCACCTCTGCCCTCAGTGGTCCAAAGGGCCTTGAAGGTGCTTCCTAGCCTCGACTGGAATTTGGGACAAACTGAAAGCGCCACCGGCAATTTCTGGAGGTCACTAAAGAAGGCCTTACCCAAACACAGAGTAAGAAGTCATTTTCCATGA
- the LOC133152893 gene encoding interleukin-18 receptor accessory protein-like isoform X1, with protein sequence MQTGYILLFGVFPIFLEGCCVNSNQRDKTGPRTTTIQQHYRVVEGEMFLMPCTNNKVTWHKMRAERGENGDFFFDCGTEFLTQANHSGNYTLLNGIPFVLSNGSTMFLYLQVMDKHRLPCYKDEEAVVTLIAGAGGTIPCPGFNCTLSTSVTWYKGNKSISKMHRANCVKNGGLQLCTVSQHDTGRYFCDKHFVEQGVQWTFRRPVAVTAIPFEEVSASPRITLPDESAPQEVELGERHTLSCLVHFPYEVNFSPQVQWYMNYGDKGGKRNLMQTESQQCNRVTFEEYLVTTEALIQQVTALHLKHTYTCMASNSAGISNVTVKLKKKIKEKWPSLISYPIASLLLLAGIAIVLRVKWLELQLIYISRLQSEKVDADEKEFDVFFSYVWTSPHHEAAGLTRSAQSSPNSHDSPSPFEPFNLEHVIDNLRPPEVVIPMVLEDLWGYRLCLMERDMPPGGAYANDVVHAIRRSQILICVVSADYLSNSNAVFVLESGIQVLLQSSTLKILLIRTSRTSACFEQPDSPLPSVVQRALKVLPSLDWNLGQTESATGNFWRSLKKALPKHRVRSHFP encoded by the exons ATGCAAACTGGATATATTCTGCTGTTTGGGGTATTTCCCATTTTCTTGGAGGGATGCTGTGTGAATAGCAATCAACGTGATAAAACAG GCCCTCGCACGACTACGATACAGCAGCACTATCGAGTTGTGGAGGGGGAAATGTTTCTGATGCCGTGCACCAACAACAAGGTTACGTGGCACAAGATGCGAGCGGAAAGAGGAGAAaatggagactttttttttgactgTGGTACGGAGTTCCTAACCCAAGCCAACCATTCAGGAAATTACACTTTACTTAATGG GATTCCGTTTGTGTTGTCGAATGGCAGCACAATGTTCCTCTATCTGCAGGTGATGGACAAACACCGGCTGCCGTGTTACAAGGATGAGGAGGCGGTTGTCACGCTGATTGCGGGTGCAGGAGGGACCATCCCCTGCCCTGGATTCAACTGTACACTTAGCACAAGTGTGACCTGGTACAAG GGTAACAAAAGTATATCAAAAATGCATCGTGCCAACTGTGTGAAGAACGGCGGGTTGCAGCTTTGCACAGTTAGCCAACATGACACAGGGCGATATTTTTGCGataaacactttgtagagcAAGGAGTACAGTGGACCTTCAGGAGGCCTGTTGCTGTAACTGCCATAC CCTTTGAAGAAGTGAGTGCCTCTCCAAGGATTACATTACCTGATGAGAGCGCACCACAAGAAGTGGAGTTGG GGGAGCGCCACACTCTGAGTTGTCTGGTACATTTTCCTTATGAGGTCAACTTTTCACCACAAGTGCAGTGGTACATGAACTATGGAGACAAAGGAGGCAAACGAAATCTGATGCAAACGGAGAGCCAGCA ATGCAACAGGGTGACATTTGAAGAGTACTTGGTTACAACCGAAGCTCTCATACAGCAGGTGACTGCACTTCATCTGAAGCACACGTACACTTGCATGGCCTCAAACTCTGCTGGGATCAGCAATGTCACAGTCAAGCTCAAGAAGAAAATTAAAG AAAAATGGCCATCACTGATTAGTTATCCAATTGCATCATTGCTGTTACTTGCTGGGATAGCCATTGTTTTGCGTGTGAAATGGTTGGAACTACAACTTATCTACATTTCACGCCTTCAAAGTGAAAAAGTTGATGCAG ATGAGAAAgagtttgatgtttttttttcatacgtgTGGACCTCTCCACATCATGAGGCGGCAGGTTTGACACGCTCCGCGCAATCAAGTCCAAACTCACACG ATTCTCCGTCTCCCTTTGAACCATTCAATCTTGAGCATGTTATTGACAATTTGAGGCCACCTGAGGTGGTGATTCCCATGGTTTTGGAGGACCTGTGGGGCTATCGTCTCTGTTTGATGGAGAGGGACATGCCTCCTGGTGGAG CCTACGCAAACGATGTGGTACATGCAATTCGAAGAAGTCAGATACTCATCTGTGTTGTGTCTGCTGACTATTTGTCTAACAGCAATGCTGTGTTTGTTCTGGAATCAGGAATACAG GTTTTGTTGCAGAGCTCTACTCTTAAAATTCTGCTTATACGGACAAGTAGAACTTCCGCATGTTTTGAACAGCCAGATTCACCTCTGCCCTCAGTGGTCCAAAGGGCCTTGAAGGTGCTTCCTAGCCTCGACTGGAATTTGGGACAAACTGAAAGCGCCACCGGCAATTTCTGGAGGTCACTAAAGAAGGCCTTACCCAAACACAGAGTAAGAAGTCATTTTCCATGA
- the LOC133152893 gene encoding interleukin-18 receptor accessory protein-like isoform X3, with the protein METFFLTVVMDKHRLPCYKDEEAVVTLIAGAGGTIPCPGFNCTLSTSVTWYKGNKSISKMHRANCVKNGGLQLCTVSQHDTGRYFCDKHFVEQGVQWTFRRPVAVTAIPFEEVSASPRITLPDESAPQEVELGERHTLSCLVHFPYEVNFSPQVQWYMNYGDKGGKRNLMQTESQQCNRVTFEEYLVTTEALIQQVTALHLKHTYTCMASNSAGISNVTVKLKKKIKEKWPSLISYPIASLLLLAGIAIVLRVKWLELQLIYISRLQSEKVDADEKEFDVFFSYVWTSPHHEAAGLTRSAQSSPNSHDSPSPFEPFNLEHVIDNLRPPEVVIPMVLEDLWGYRLCLMERDMPPGGAYANDVVHAIRRSQILICVVSADYLSNSNAVFVLESGIQVLLQSSTLKILLIRTSRTSACFEQPDSPLPSVVQRALKVLPSLDWNLGQTESATGNFWRSLKKALPKHRVRSHFP; encoded by the exons atggagactttttttttgactgTG GTGATGGACAAACACCGGCTGCCGTGTTACAAGGATGAGGAGGCGGTTGTCACGCTGATTGCGGGTGCAGGAGGGACCATCCCCTGCCCTGGATTCAACTGTACACTTAGCACAAGTGTGACCTGGTACAAG GGTAACAAAAGTATATCAAAAATGCATCGTGCCAACTGTGTGAAGAACGGCGGGTTGCAGCTTTGCACAGTTAGCCAACATGACACAGGGCGATATTTTTGCGataaacactttgtagagcAAGGAGTACAGTGGACCTTCAGGAGGCCTGTTGCTGTAACTGCCATAC CCTTTGAAGAAGTGAGTGCCTCTCCAAGGATTACATTACCTGATGAGAGCGCACCACAAGAAGTGGAGTTGG GGGAGCGCCACACTCTGAGTTGTCTGGTACATTTTCCTTATGAGGTCAACTTTTCACCACAAGTGCAGTGGTACATGAACTATGGAGACAAAGGAGGCAAACGAAATCTGATGCAAACGGAGAGCCAGCA ATGCAACAGGGTGACATTTGAAGAGTACTTGGTTACAACCGAAGCTCTCATACAGCAGGTGACTGCACTTCATCTGAAGCACACGTACACTTGCATGGCCTCAAACTCTGCTGGGATCAGCAATGTCACAGTCAAGCTCAAGAAGAAAATTAAAG AAAAATGGCCATCACTGATTAGTTATCCAATTGCATCATTGCTGTTACTTGCTGGGATAGCCATTGTTTTGCGTGTGAAATGGTTGGAACTACAACTTATCTACATTTCACGCCTTCAAAGTGAAAAAGTTGATGCAG ATGAGAAAgagtttgatgtttttttttcatacgtgTGGACCTCTCCACATCATGAGGCGGCAGGTTTGACACGCTCCGCGCAATCAAGTCCAAACTCACACG ATTCTCCGTCTCCCTTTGAACCATTCAATCTTGAGCATGTTATTGACAATTTGAGGCCACCTGAGGTGGTGATTCCCATGGTTTTGGAGGACCTGTGGGGCTATCGTCTCTGTTTGATGGAGAGGGACATGCCTCCTGGTGGAG CCTACGCAAACGATGTGGTACATGCAATTCGAAGAAGTCAGATACTCATCTGTGTTGTGTCTGCTGACTATTTGTCTAACAGCAATGCTGTGTTTGTTCTGGAATCAGGAATACAG GTTTTGTTGCAGAGCTCTACTCTTAAAATTCTGCTTATACGGACAAGTAGAACTTCCGCATGTTTTGAACAGCCAGATTCACCTCTGCCCTCAGTGGTCCAAAGGGCCTTGAAGGTGCTTCCTAGCCTCGACTGGAATTTGGGACAAACTGAAAGCGCCACCGGCAATTTCTGGAGGTCACTAAAGAAGGCCTTACCCAAACACAGAGTAAGAAGTCATTTTCCATGA
- the LOC133152893 gene encoding interleukin-18 receptor accessory protein-like isoform X4, with protein MFLYLQVMDKHRLPCYKDEEAVVTLIAGAGGTIPCPGFNCTLSTSVTWYKGNKSISKMHRANCVKNGGLQLCTVSQHDTGRYFCDKHFVEQGVQWTFRRPVAVTAIPFEEVSASPRITLPDESAPQEVELGERHTLSCLVHFPYEVNFSPQVQWYMNYGDKGGKRNLMQTESQQCNRVTFEEYLVTTEALIQQVTALHLKHTYTCMASNSAGISNVTVKLKKKIKEKWPSLISYPIASLLLLAGIAIVLRVKWLELQLIYISRLQSEKVDADEKEFDVFFSYVWTSPHHEAAGLTRSAQSSPNSHDSPSPFEPFNLEHVIDNLRPPEVVIPMVLEDLWGYRLCLMERDMPPGGAYANDVVHAIRRSQILICVVSADYLSNSNAVFVLESGIQVLLQSSTLKILLIRTSRTSACFEQPDSPLPSVVQRALKVLPSLDWNLGQTESATGNFWRSLKKALPKHRVRSHFP; from the exons ATGTTCCTCTATCTGCAGGTGATGGACAAACACCGGCTGCCGTGTTACAAGGATGAGGAGGCGGTTGTCACGCTGATTGCGGGTGCAGGAGGGACCATCCCCTGCCCTGGATTCAACTGTACACTTAGCACAAGTGTGACCTGGTACAAG GGTAACAAAAGTATATCAAAAATGCATCGTGCCAACTGTGTGAAGAACGGCGGGTTGCAGCTTTGCACAGTTAGCCAACATGACACAGGGCGATATTTTTGCGataaacactttgtagagcAAGGAGTACAGTGGACCTTCAGGAGGCCTGTTGCTGTAACTGCCATAC CCTTTGAAGAAGTGAGTGCCTCTCCAAGGATTACATTACCTGATGAGAGCGCACCACAAGAAGTGGAGTTGG GGGAGCGCCACACTCTGAGTTGTCTGGTACATTTTCCTTATGAGGTCAACTTTTCACCACAAGTGCAGTGGTACATGAACTATGGAGACAAAGGAGGCAAACGAAATCTGATGCAAACGGAGAGCCAGCA ATGCAACAGGGTGACATTTGAAGAGTACTTGGTTACAACCGAAGCTCTCATACAGCAGGTGACTGCACTTCATCTGAAGCACACGTACACTTGCATGGCCTCAAACTCTGCTGGGATCAGCAATGTCACAGTCAAGCTCAAGAAGAAAATTAAAG AAAAATGGCCATCACTGATTAGTTATCCAATTGCATCATTGCTGTTACTTGCTGGGATAGCCATTGTTTTGCGTGTGAAATGGTTGGAACTACAACTTATCTACATTTCACGCCTTCAAAGTGAAAAAGTTGATGCAG ATGAGAAAgagtttgatgtttttttttcatacgtgTGGACCTCTCCACATCATGAGGCGGCAGGTTTGACACGCTCCGCGCAATCAAGTCCAAACTCACACG ATTCTCCGTCTCCCTTTGAACCATTCAATCTTGAGCATGTTATTGACAATTTGAGGCCACCTGAGGTGGTGATTCCCATGGTTTTGGAGGACCTGTGGGGCTATCGTCTCTGTTTGATGGAGAGGGACATGCCTCCTGGTGGAG CCTACGCAAACGATGTGGTACATGCAATTCGAAGAAGTCAGATACTCATCTGTGTTGTGTCTGCTGACTATTTGTCTAACAGCAATGCTGTGTTTGTTCTGGAATCAGGAATACAG GTTTTGTTGCAGAGCTCTACTCTTAAAATTCTGCTTATACGGACAAGTAGAACTTCCGCATGTTTTGAACAGCCAGATTCACCTCTGCCCTCAGTGGTCCAAAGGGCCTTGAAGGTGCTTCCTAGCCTCGACTGGAATTTGGGACAAACTGAAAGCGCCACCGGCAATTTCTGGAGGTCACTAAAGAAGGCCTTACCCAAACACAGAGTAAGAAGTCATTTTCCATGA
- the LOC133152893 gene encoding interleukin-18 receptor accessory protein-like isoform X5 produces the protein MDKHRLPCYKDEEAVVTLIAGAGGTIPCPGFNCTLSTSVTWYKGNKSISKMHRANCVKNGGLQLCTVSQHDTGRYFCDKHFVEQGVQWTFRRPVAVTAIPFEEVSASPRITLPDESAPQEVELGERHTLSCLVHFPYEVNFSPQVQWYMNYGDKGGKRNLMQTESQQCNRVTFEEYLVTTEALIQQVTALHLKHTYTCMASNSAGISNVTVKLKKKIKEKWPSLISYPIASLLLLAGIAIVLRVKWLELQLIYISRLQSEKVDADEKEFDVFFSYVWTSPHHEAAGLTRSAQSSPNSHDSPSPFEPFNLEHVIDNLRPPEVVIPMVLEDLWGYRLCLMERDMPPGGAYANDVVHAIRRSQILICVVSADYLSNSNAVFVLESGIQVLLQSSTLKILLIRTSRTSACFEQPDSPLPSVVQRALKVLPSLDWNLGQTESATGNFWRSLKKALPKHRVRSHFP, from the exons ATGGACAAACACCGGCTGCCGTGTTACAAGGATGAGGAGGCGGTTGTCACGCTGATTGCGGGTGCAGGAGGGACCATCCCCTGCCCTGGATTCAACTGTACACTTAGCACAAGTGTGACCTGGTACAAG GGTAACAAAAGTATATCAAAAATGCATCGTGCCAACTGTGTGAAGAACGGCGGGTTGCAGCTTTGCACAGTTAGCCAACATGACACAGGGCGATATTTTTGCGataaacactttgtagagcAAGGAGTACAGTGGACCTTCAGGAGGCCTGTTGCTGTAACTGCCATAC CCTTTGAAGAAGTGAGTGCCTCTCCAAGGATTACATTACCTGATGAGAGCGCACCACAAGAAGTGGAGTTGG GGGAGCGCCACACTCTGAGTTGTCTGGTACATTTTCCTTATGAGGTCAACTTTTCACCACAAGTGCAGTGGTACATGAACTATGGAGACAAAGGAGGCAAACGAAATCTGATGCAAACGGAGAGCCAGCA ATGCAACAGGGTGACATTTGAAGAGTACTTGGTTACAACCGAAGCTCTCATACAGCAGGTGACTGCACTTCATCTGAAGCACACGTACACTTGCATGGCCTCAAACTCTGCTGGGATCAGCAATGTCACAGTCAAGCTCAAGAAGAAAATTAAAG AAAAATGGCCATCACTGATTAGTTATCCAATTGCATCATTGCTGTTACTTGCTGGGATAGCCATTGTTTTGCGTGTGAAATGGTTGGAACTACAACTTATCTACATTTCACGCCTTCAAAGTGAAAAAGTTGATGCAG ATGAGAAAgagtttgatgtttttttttcatacgtgTGGACCTCTCCACATCATGAGGCGGCAGGTTTGACACGCTCCGCGCAATCAAGTCCAAACTCACACG ATTCTCCGTCTCCCTTTGAACCATTCAATCTTGAGCATGTTATTGACAATTTGAGGCCACCTGAGGTGGTGATTCCCATGGTTTTGGAGGACCTGTGGGGCTATCGTCTCTGTTTGATGGAGAGGGACATGCCTCCTGGTGGAG CCTACGCAAACGATGTGGTACATGCAATTCGAAGAAGTCAGATACTCATCTGTGTTGTGTCTGCTGACTATTTGTCTAACAGCAATGCTGTGTTTGTTCTGGAATCAGGAATACAG GTTTTGTTGCAGAGCTCTACTCTTAAAATTCTGCTTATACGGACAAGTAGAACTTCCGCATGTTTTGAACAGCCAGATTCACCTCTGCCCTCAGTGGTCCAAAGGGCCTTGAAGGTGCTTCCTAGCCTCGACTGGAATTTGGGACAAACTGAAAGCGCCACCGGCAATTTCTGGAGGTCACTAAAGAAGGCCTTACCCAAACACAGAGTAAGAAGTCATTTTCCATGA
- the LOC133152895 gene encoding interleukin-18 receptor 1-like, which yields MVSLFQILLLLASSTGRGVAGPPKEIYVKAGEMVVLQCRRASHRFDHAPVIWTSESKLPIDLSNMSPAEQRQMGLLFFDTSLFILTASVNHQGNYSCSQRNVSDKLWFRLTVYTTLTSSSLYSMTCYTHESCTLRCPKVNIPPSNNPYFTSYDIIWHKEGKSAQKVKSYFSSVEDTDSGVYTCTRPYLFDGQIYNMSFTLELDVQPKQRNKHAVISYPRPKEIIYVDVGSPAVIKCEAVSYSDLGLLLFWLSGTTFVEKNDSFPVFCNHSREDLTEGIKNTANLVFKEVTEEDLSNNYTCKLQYFSLSIAVTITLAKKVQGSHLPVALCLVVIMAIMAATVSVYVKFKIELILFLRNTLGCHRKTSDGKTYDVFLMCYKSDKVTGLKACDTKWLENVLEEHFGYKLCLFDRDVQPGKATSEALLDCIEQSQSVVLVPSPLAENLETGLLSAIHAALVERKTSLVVIKPGNVKEDKWEPAPEAFKLLEKMGHCVTWESLSSLPPSSTFWKKLRYRLPAACTKNKALPLEVLP from the exons ATGGTGTCTCTTTTCCAAATCCTTTTACTACTTGCATCTTCAACAG GTAGGGGTGTGGCGGGCCCCCCAAAGGAAATTTACGTCAAGGCAGGTGAGATGGTTGTACTGCAGTGCCGACGAGCATCTCATCGTTTTGACCACGCTCCAGTAATATGGACCAGTGAGAGCAAGCTGCCGATAGACCTGAGCAACATGTCACCGGCTGAACAGAGACAGATGGGTCTCCTTTTTTTTGACACGAGCCTTTTCATTCTCACTGCTTCAGTAAACCATCAGGGCAACTACTCGTGTTCACAAAG GAATGTAAGTGACAAGTTGTGGTTCAGGCTGACCGTGTACACCACACTGACTTCCAGCTCTTTGTACTCGATGACATGTTACACACATGAGTCCTGCACTTTGAGATGTCCAAAAGTCAACATCCCACCCTCAAATAATCCCTACTTCACCAGTTATGACATCATTTGGCACAAA GAGGGCAAGTCAGCGCAGAAAGTTAAGAGCTACTTCTCAAGTGTGGAAGACACAGATTCTGGCGTCTACACCTGCACCAGGCCTTACCTCTTTGATGGACAAATCTATAACATGAGCTTCACGTTGGAGTTGGACGTCCAGCCTAAACAGA GAAACAAACATGCTGTGATCTCCTACCCAAGGCCAAAAGAGATTATTTATGTGGATGTGG GCTCACCGGCTGTGATTAAATGTGAAGCTGTATCATATTCAGACCtcggtttgttgttgttttggttgAGTGGCACCACATTTGTGGAAAAGAATGACTCCTTCCCAGTCTTCTGCAATCATTCAAG GGAAGATTTGACTGAAGGTATAAAAAACACTgcaaatttggtgttcaaagaAGTAACAGAGGAAGATCTCTCAAATAATTACACCTGTAAATTGCAATATTTTTCACTGTCAATCGCCGTCACCATTACCTTGGCCAAAAAAG tTCAAGGTTCCCACTTGCCTGTAGCACTCTGCCTTGTGGTGATCATGGCAATAATGGCCGCAACTGTCAGTGTCTATGTCAAATTCAAAATTGAACTCATTCTCTTCCTGCGAAACACTCTGGGCTGTCATAGGAAAACCTCAG ATGGGAAGACCTATGATGTATTTCTCATGTGTTATAAGAGCGACAAAGTGACAGGATTGAAAGCATGCGATACAAAGTGGCTAGAGAATGTTCTAGAAGAACATTTTGGCTATAAGCTCTGCCTCTTTGATCGGGATGTACAACCAGGAAAAG CTACATCCGAGGCGCTGCTAGACTGCATAGAACAAAGTCAATCGGTGGTCCTGGTACCTTCCCCTCTGGCTGAGAATCTGGAAACTGGCTTGTTGAGTGCCATCCACGCAGCCCTAGTGGAACGCAAGACGAGCTTGGTTGTCATCAAACCTGGGAATGTGAAAGAAGACAAATGGGAGCCCGCACCAGAGGCCTTCAAGCTCCTTGAGAAGATGGGCCACTGCGTCACATGGGAGAGCTTAAGTTCTCTGCCGCCTTCTTCCACCTTCTGGAAGAAGCTCCGCTATCGTCTCCCGGCAGCGTGCACTAAAAACAAAGCTTTACCTTTAGAAGTTCTTCCGTAG
- the LOC133152897 gene encoding serine protease 23-like, giving the protein MCSRTGPSRFPSIHILLFLITLPVVFSFSRPQWILQRVPVVLPQQSESRPAPRFLSQARLDVASPCDPECHKKAPLPSYWDLRQFLAYETLHSDGQLTETSIGIYGYNLESNKSPAYSLAPAEKGQRSHTRRKRQIFGHDGRYSIAGQNFVLKYPFSAAVKLSTGCSGTLVGDRHVLTAAHCVHDGKNYVKGAQRLRVGFLKPRQRDLASPISNLSNHVERDPNGALIVSEKMKFQWIRAKRTHVPKGWIKGNANDIGMDYDYALLELKKAHKRRHMKLGVSPSSKRLPGRRVHFSGFDNDRPGQLVYRFCQAGEETPDLLYQHCDAQPGASGSGVYARMWEGRRRRWERKVIGVFSGHQWVERQGASQEFNVAVRITPLKYAQICYWIKGNFVDCREG; this is encoded by the exons ATGTGCTCCAGAACTGGACCATCACG GTTCCCCTCCATCCACATCCTTCTCTTCCTCATCACCCTTCCTGTGGTTTTCTCCTTCTCACGACCTCAGTGGATTCTTCAGCGTGTCCCAGTGGTCCTCCCACAGCAAAGCGAGAGTCGCCCAGCCCCACGCTTCCTGTCTCAAGCCCGCCTTGATGTCGCCTCTCCGTGTGACCCAGAATGCCACAAAAAGGCACCTCTACCCAGCTACTGGGACTTGCGGCAATTTCTGGCCTACGAGACGCTTCACTCAGACGGTCAACTCACTGAGACCTCCATCGGGATCTATGGTTATAACCTCGAGTCCAACAAAAGCCCTGCGTACTCCTTGGCGCCCGCTGAGAAAGGCCAACGGTCACATACCAGACGCAAGCGTCAGATCTTTGGTCATGACGGGCGATACAGCATTGCGGGTCAGAACTTTGTGCTTAAATATCCTTTCTCAGCCGCTGTCAAACTGTCCACCGGCTGTTCTGGTACCCTGGTCGGAGACCGCCACGTTCTAACGGCTGCACATTGTGTTCATGATGGTAAAAACTACGTGAAGGGTGCCCAGAGGCTCAGAGTGGGTTTTCTAAAACCCAGACAACGAGACCTAGCGTCTCCAATTTCCAACTTGAGTAACCACGTTGAGAGGGATCCAAATGGCGCCCTAATTGTGTCAGAGAAAATGAAGTTCCAGTGGATCAGAGCCAAGCGCACACATGTGCCCAAAGGATGGATCAAAGGCAATGCCAATGACATCGGGATGGACTACGACTATGCACTTTTAGAACTCAAGAAAGCCCACAAACGGCGTCATATGAAGTTGGGCGTGAGCCCTTCTTCTAAGAGGCTTCCTGGGCGACGGGTGCACTTCTCAGGTTTCGACAACGACCGCCCGGGACAGTTGGTGTATCGTTTTTGTCAGGCCGGAGAGGAGACGCCGGACCTGCTCTACCAGCACTGCGACGCCCAACCCGGGGCCAGTGGGTCGGGGGTCTACGCCCGGATGTGGGAGGGGCGGCGTCGGCGCTGGGAGAGGAAGGTGATAGGCGTGTTTTCGGGACACCAGTGGGTGGAGCGTCAAGGGGCGTCTCAGGAATTTAATGTGGCCGTGAGAATCACACCACTTAAATATGCTCAAATCTGTTACTGGATAAAAGGTAACTTTGTGGACTGTCGAGAAGGCTGA